The following proteins come from a genomic window of Solwaraspora sp. WMMA2065:
- a CDS encoding ABC transporter ATP-binding protein: protein MTDTDRPRPLATVLGPVRAPLALAMVLQALASAAGVGVLIAMARVGDRLLGPAPPDTVWPVALAGAGAAVAAVLLATAATVVTHLADSRLQLRLRRALADRLSRMPLTWFTQQGSGRVKKVVHDDVQTMHYLVAHTVLDVTAVVVTPLVAVAYLTGVAWWLALVSLLPLAAGLGLFRRAMAGAGPKMAAYGQAAQEINSAAVEFVDGIAVLKTFSQTGVAHRRFRQAAEAFSDFFARWAAGTTGITTASQLVVTAPVVLLIVLGIGVPAAVVGQLTPSALVAFVLLAPAVAAPAAGIGGRVQALRTGLGAAAEVAALIRHPDDRGGGGTGRPDGTSVRLTGVSFSYDGTRPVLDGVDLELAPGTVTALVGPSGAGKSTVARLIAGFHRPTAGQVSVGGVAIEELDPAALHQTIGFVLQDVILLRASVAENIALARPDAGPDEIEAAARAAQIHERIVAEPTGYEAVVGVDVSFSGGEAQRISIARALLADPPVLVLDEATAYADPHAESAIQRALSALAAGRTLLVIAHRLASVRAADQIVVLDQGRVVEQGTHPQLLARDGRYARMWQAQEPQRPATASIAQESA from the coding sequence ATGACCGACACCGACAGACCCCGACCGTTGGCAACGGTTCTCGGCCCGGTCCGCGCCCCCCTGGCCCTCGCGATGGTCCTACAGGCACTGGCCAGCGCCGCCGGCGTCGGCGTGCTCATCGCGATGGCGCGGGTCGGCGACCGGTTGCTGGGCCCCGCCCCGCCCGACACGGTGTGGCCGGTGGCCCTGGCCGGCGCGGGCGCGGCGGTGGCCGCCGTCCTGCTCGCCACGGCCGCCACCGTCGTCACCCACCTCGCCGACAGCCGGCTGCAGTTGCGGCTGCGGCGCGCCCTGGCCGACCGGCTCAGCCGGATGCCACTGACCTGGTTCACCCAGCAGGGCTCCGGCCGGGTGAAGAAGGTCGTGCACGACGACGTACAGACCATGCACTACCTGGTGGCGCACACCGTGCTCGACGTGACCGCCGTGGTCGTGACACCGCTGGTCGCGGTGGCCTACCTGACCGGCGTCGCCTGGTGGCTCGCCCTGGTCAGCCTGCTGCCGCTGGCCGCCGGGCTCGGCCTGTTCCGCCGGGCGATGGCCGGAGCGGGACCGAAGATGGCGGCATACGGTCAGGCCGCCCAAGAGATCAACAGCGCGGCGGTGGAGTTCGTCGACGGCATCGCCGTGCTGAAGACCTTCAGCCAGACCGGCGTCGCGCACCGACGGTTCCGGCAGGCCGCCGAGGCGTTCAGCGACTTCTTCGCCCGCTGGGCCGCCGGCACCACCGGGATCACCACCGCGTCACAGCTGGTGGTCACCGCACCGGTCGTCCTGCTGATCGTGCTCGGCATCGGCGTACCCGCCGCAGTCGTCGGGCAGCTCACGCCGTCGGCGCTGGTGGCGTTCGTGCTGCTGGCACCGGCGGTGGCCGCGCCGGCAGCCGGCATCGGCGGCCGAGTGCAGGCGCTGCGGACCGGCCTCGGTGCGGCGGCCGAGGTCGCCGCCCTCATCCGGCACCCCGACGACCGGGGCGGCGGCGGTACCGGCCGCCCGGACGGCACGTCGGTCCGGTTGACCGGGGTCAGCTTCTCCTACGACGGCACACGCCCAGTGCTCGACGGCGTCGATCTGGAACTCGCCCCGGGCACCGTCACCGCGCTGGTCGGGCCCTCCGGGGCCGGCAAGTCGACGGTGGCCCGGCTGATCGCCGGCTTCCACCGGCCGACCGCCGGCCAGGTCAGTGTCGGCGGGGTCGCCATCGAGGAGCTGGACCCGGCGGCGCTGCACCAGACCATCGGGTTCGTCCTGCAGGACGTGATCCTGCTGCGGGCCAGCGTCGCGGAGAACATCGCCCTGGCCCGCCCGGACGCCGGCCCCGACGAGATCGAAGCCGCCGCGCGGGCCGCGCAGATCCACGAACGGATCGTCGCCGAGCCGACCGGCTACGAGGCCGTCGTCGGCGTCGACGTCTCCTTCTCCGGCGGTGAGGCGCAACGAATCTCCATCGCCCGGGCGCTGCTCGCCGACCCGCCGGTGCTGGTACTCGACGAGGCGACCGCCTACGCCGACCCGCACGCCGAGTCCGCGATCCAGCGGGCGTTGTCCGCCCTGGCCGCCGGCCGCACCCTGCTGGTCATCGCGCACCGGCTGGCCAGCGTCCGCGCCGCCGACCAGATCGTCGTCCTCGACCAGGGACGGGTCGTCGAGCAGGGCACCCATCCCCAACTGCTCGCCCGTGACGGGCGGTACGCCCGGATGTGGCAGGCCCAGGAACCCCAGCGGCCGGCGACGGCCAGTATCGCCCAGGAGTCGGCATGA
- a CDS encoding ABC transporter ATP-binding protein translates to MIRDLSAALGPAQAGPLRRLLVLLVAAATAQGVAYAMLVPLVRGALGERPAAALPWLAAFGVAVVCYAMLTWSGQYLGFATGQSVARVLHQRLGEKIAQLPLGWFSPARTGEVSRLASQSVLQLMNVPAHLMRPIVTAAVTPLVVVLALLVVEPRLGIAVAVAAPLLLLILRWSNRAVARADADRHRVMDDAAARIVEFAQAQPLLRAYGRTAREHRLLDDALLAQRRVDRALLGRAVVGLVSFGFAVRVLLGTVLLLGVHLAIGGALDAATLTAVLVLTVRFTEPLATAAELGASLRMAAGHLAGVNRVLEAATLPEPRQPRRPDGGEVVFDDVRFGYDGRPVLRGVSFTLPQRSMTALVGPSGAGKTTVARLLARFWDVDSGAVSVGGVDVRDITPADLASRVSFVFQDVYLFDGTLADNVRLGRPEADDDEVREAVDRAGLADVVADLPAGLDTPVGEGGTALSGGQRQRVSIARALLKDAPIVVLDEATASLDAEADAAVQTAVAALASRATLLVIAHRLQTVQAADQILVLSAGRIVDRGTHDALVDRDGLYASFWRERVETQGWRLVDR, encoded by the coding sequence ATGATCCGCGACCTGTCCGCCGCACTCGGCCCTGCCCAGGCCGGACCGCTGCGGCGCCTGCTCGTCCTGCTGGTCGCGGCGGCCACCGCCCAGGGCGTCGCGTACGCCATGCTGGTGCCGCTGGTCCGAGGGGCGCTCGGCGAGCGGCCAGCGGCGGCGCTGCCCTGGCTGGCCGCTTTCGGCGTCGCGGTCGTCTGCTACGCGATGCTGACCTGGTCGGGGCAGTACCTCGGCTTCGCCACCGGACAGTCGGTGGCCCGGGTGCTGCACCAGCGGCTCGGCGAAAAGATCGCCCAACTACCGCTGGGCTGGTTCAGCCCGGCCCGCACCGGCGAGGTCAGTCGGCTGGCGAGCCAGAGCGTACTGCAGCTGATGAACGTGCCCGCGCACCTGATGCGGCCGATCGTGACCGCTGCGGTGACACCGTTGGTGGTGGTGCTGGCGCTGCTGGTCGTCGAGCCGCGACTCGGGATCGCCGTGGCCGTGGCCGCCCCGCTGCTGCTGCTCATCCTGCGATGGAGCAACCGGGCGGTGGCCCGTGCCGACGCCGACCGGCACCGGGTGATGGACGACGCGGCGGCCCGGATCGTCGAGTTCGCTCAGGCGCAGCCGCTGCTGCGGGCGTACGGGCGGACCGCCCGCGAGCACCGGCTGCTCGACGACGCCCTGCTGGCGCAGCGCCGCGTGGACCGGGCTCTGCTGGGCCGCGCCGTCGTCGGGCTGGTCTCCTTCGGATTCGCCGTCCGGGTCCTGCTCGGCACCGTACTGCTGCTCGGGGTGCACCTGGCGATCGGCGGCGCGCTCGACGCCGCGACGCTGACCGCCGTGCTGGTGTTGACGGTCCGCTTCACCGAGCCGCTGGCCACGGCCGCCGAACTCGGCGCGTCGCTGCGGATGGCGGCGGGGCACCTCGCCGGGGTGAACCGGGTGCTGGAGGCCGCGACGCTGCCCGAGCCGCGTCAGCCCCGGCGGCCGGACGGTGGCGAGGTCGTCTTCGACGACGTGCGGTTCGGCTACGACGGGCGGCCGGTGCTGCGCGGGGTGAGCTTCACGTTGCCGCAGCGGAGCATGACCGCGCTGGTCGGGCCGTCCGGCGCCGGCAAGACGACGGTGGCCCGCCTGCTGGCCCGGTTCTGGGACGTCGACAGCGGGGCGGTAAGCGTCGGCGGGGTCGACGTACGGGACATCACCCCGGCGGACCTGGCGTCGCGGGTGTCGTTCGTCTTCCAGGACGTGTACCTGTTCGACGGCACCCTCGCCGACAACGTCCGGCTCGGCCGACCGGAGGCCGACGACGACGAGGTACGCGAGGCCGTCGACCGGGCCGGTCTCGCCGACGTCGTCGCCGACCTGCCGGCCGGGCTGGACACCCCGGTCGGTGAGGGAGGTACGGCGTTGTCCGGCGGGCAGCGCCAGCGGGTGTCGATCGCCCGGGCGCTGCTCAAGGACGCGCCGATCGTCGTGCTCGACGAGGCGACCGCCTCCCTGGACGCCGAGGCCGACGCGGCGGTGCAGACCGCGGTGGCCGCGCTGGCCAGCCGGGCGACTCTGCTGGTCATCGCCCATCGGCTGCAGACCGTGCAGGCCGCGGACCAGATCCTGGTGCTGTCCGCCGGGCGGATCGTCGACCGGGGCACCCACGACGCACTCGTCGACCGGGACGGCCTGTACGCCTCGTTCTGGCGTGAGCGGGTCGAGACGCAGGGCTGGCGCCTCGTCGACCGTTAG
- the rpsN gene encoding 30S ribosomal protein S14, with protein sequence MARRSLVERENRRATLVARHADQRAALKKLISAPGTDPDQRADAVRDLAALPRDSSRVRRRTRDAIDGRPRGVLRRFGLSRVRFREMALRGELPGIRKASW encoded by the coding sequence ATGGCCCGCCGCAGCCTGGTCGAGCGGGAGAACCGGCGGGCGACCCTGGTCGCCCGCCACGCCGACCAGCGGGCCGCCCTCAAGAAACTGATCTCGGCACCCGGCACGGACCCCGACCAACGGGCCGATGCGGTCCGCGACCTCGCCGCACTGCCCCGCGACTCCAGTAGGGTCCGGCGCCGGACCCGCGACGCGATCGACGGTCGGCCCCGTGGCGTACTGCGCCGGTTCGGCCTGTCACGGGTGCGCTTCCGTGAGATGGCGCTCCGCGGTGAACTGCCCGGCATCCGCAAAGCGTCCTGGTAG
- the rpmG gene encoding 50S ribosomal protein L33: MARSTEIRPVIKLRSTAGTGYTYVTRKNRRNDPDRLVLRKYDPIVRRHVEFREER; encoded by the coding sequence ATGGCTCGTAGCACCGAGATCCGGCCCGTGATCAAGCTGCGCAGCACCGCCGGCACCGGGTACACCTACGTCACCCGCAAGAACCGCCGCAACGACCCCGACCGGCTGGTGCTGCGCAAGTACGATCCGATTGTCCGGCGACACGTCGAGTTCCGGGAGGAGCGCTGA
- the rpmB gene encoding 50S ribosomal protein L28, which translates to MSNICDVTGARPSFGNAVSHSHRRTRRRWNPNVQRRRFRLADGRAIRLNVSTTGLRIIDRDGIDAVVARLRARGVKI; encoded by the coding sequence ATGTCGAACATCTGTGATGTCACCGGTGCCAGGCCGAGCTTCGGCAACGCGGTGTCCCACTCCCACCGCCGCACCCGTCGTCGGTGGAACCCCAACGTTCAGCGCCGCCGGTTCCGGCTCGCCGACGGGCGAGCCATCCGTCTCAACGTGAGTACCACCGGCCTGCGGATCATCGACCGCGACGGCATTGACGCCGTCGTCGCCCGCCTGCGTGCCCGGGGAGTGAAGATCTGA
- a CDS encoding GTP-binding protein: MSTNPTATASAPDLDQRPAVTVLTSFSEAAAAVVARQLLSADKRLLVVCHDISAIRSGRVRRTVRGAEGLIEDTAVELVHGCVSCTLREDILPTLTRLAGQHPAHGIVLVLPTVVEPEAVAAACAHCLVDGAPVTDVVRFDSYVTVVDAASLLDDLTSTDDLRDRQLHAADDDHRAVAEVVVRQIEYADTVVSWERSGDPFEQARLSALLYRLAPWARHLEIGAKHDTGPQDTGQHGDLAAALLRTGRHDPAAPGPLGRALEGFPIAVHAPDSDCGVVSLLFETRRPFHPQRLHDALEDLTEDLLRGRGQLWIASQPDAVVGFEFAGGGVAMGSLGYWLAALPADRWGEASDYRRIAADLSWDPYYGDRRTALAFVGLRVDATALTDLLTACLLTDDEIADGFDRWRDLPDPFAGCFPLDDDTAPAHSTPAEPS, from the coding sequence GTGAGTACCAACCCCACCGCCACCGCTTCCGCACCGGACCTCGACCAGCGTCCCGCCGTCACAGTCCTCACCAGTTTCTCCGAGGCGGCCGCCGCCGTCGTCGCGCGGCAGCTGCTGAGCGCCGACAAGCGACTGCTCGTGGTCTGCCACGACATCAGCGCGATTCGTTCCGGGCGGGTGCGCCGCACCGTACGCGGCGCCGAGGGGCTGATCGAGGACACCGCCGTGGAACTCGTACACGGCTGTGTGTCGTGCACGCTGCGCGAGGACATCCTGCCGACCCTGACCCGGCTGGCCGGCCAGCATCCGGCACACGGGATCGTGCTGGTGCTGCCCACCGTGGTCGAACCTGAGGCGGTCGCGGCCGCGTGCGCGCACTGCCTGGTCGACGGAGCGCCGGTGACCGACGTGGTGCGGTTCGACTCGTACGTCACGGTAGTCGACGCCGCGTCCCTGCTCGACGATCTGACCAGCACCGATGACCTGCGTGACCGGCAGTTGCACGCCGCTGACGACGACCACCGGGCCGTCGCCGAGGTGGTGGTCCGCCAAATCGAGTACGCCGACACGGTGGTCTCGTGGGAACGCTCCGGTGACCCCTTCGAGCAGGCGCGGCTGTCCGCTCTGCTTTACCGGCTCGCGCCCTGGGCCCGGCACCTAGAGATCGGCGCCAAGCACGACACGGGGCCACAAGACACCGGACAGCACGGCGATCTGGCGGCCGCGTTGCTGCGCACCGGCCGGCACGACCCGGCCGCGCCAGGCCCGCTCGGTCGCGCCCTGGAAGGCTTCCCGATCGCCGTGCACGCTCCCGACAGCGACTGCGGCGTGGTGTCGCTGCTGTTCGAGACCCGCCGCCCGTTCCACCCCCAGCGGCTGCACGACGCGTTGGAGGACCTCACCGAGGATCTGCTCCGGGGGCGGGGGCAGTTGTGGATCGCCAGCCAGCCCGACGCCGTGGTGGGCTTCGAGTTCGCCGGTGGCGGCGTCGCGATGGGCAGCCTCGGCTACTGGCTGGCGGCACTGCCGGCGGACCGGTGGGGCGAGGCCAGCGACTACCGTCGCATCGCCGCCGACCTGAGCTGGGATCCCTACTACGGTGACCGCCGCACGGCGCTGGCGTTCGTCGGCCTGCGAGTCGACGCGACGGCGCTCACCGACCTGTTGACCGCGTGCCTGCTCACCGACGACGAGATCGCCGACGGGTTCGACCGCTGGCGCGACCTGCCGGACCCGTTCGCCGGCTGCTTTCCGCTCGACGACGACACCGCACCGGCGCACTCCACGCCGGCCGAACCGTCATGA
- a CDS encoding ATP-binding cassette domain-containing protein, which yields MSADRQLATIDGLVVGPAAGGPPIVDGVRLRIAAGQVVAMMGRSGSGKSTTALTLLGHVRPGLALRAGAVRVARYDPFTSAGAAAVRHRHVAYLPQDAAATLNPSRRLASQLGEAVADAARRGETQGGATVAHLLEAVRLPADRDFLRRYPHQISGGQAQRVAFAIALAADPDLLVLDEPTAGLDPVLARGVQELIRSLTGHRATLLISHDPDLVRAVSDEVVVLDGGRPAVTGPPDRVLAAPAPAGPGPATGSADPVLAVRGLGTRHGRRTALARVDLDVAAGGCLAVVGPSGAGKSTLARCLVGLHPYDGAVLLDGAPLPETTRRRSPAQRRDLQLVAQDSAGALNPRETVGHALLRPLRQLRGLDPRAALAAAGELLNRVHLPAGVADRRPGTLSGGERQRVNLARALACRPRVLICDEVTSALDVATAGTVLGLLAELRRDLGLAVVLITHDLAAVAGWSDAVVVLDAGTAVESGPTLAVLSSPRHEVTRALLDAAGGR from the coding sequence GTGAGCGCCGATCGGCAGCTCGCGACGATCGACGGCCTCGTCGTCGGCCCGGCTGCGGGTGGGCCGCCCATCGTGGACGGGGTGCGGCTACGGATAGCGGCCGGCCAGGTGGTGGCGATGATGGGACGTTCCGGATCCGGCAAGAGCACGACGGCGCTGACGCTGCTGGGACACGTCCGGCCCGGACTGGCGCTGCGGGCCGGCGCCGTCCGGGTCGCCCGATACGATCCGTTCACCTCGGCCGGTGCCGCGGCGGTCCGCCATCGACATGTCGCCTACCTGCCACAGGACGCCGCCGCCACGTTGAATCCGTCCCGCCGGCTCGCCAGCCAGCTCGGCGAGGCCGTCGCCGACGCCGCACGGCGCGGCGAGACCCAGGGTGGTGCGACGGTGGCGCACCTGCTGGAAGCCGTACGGCTGCCCGCCGACCGGGACTTCCTGCGCCGGTACCCGCATCAGATCTCCGGCGGTCAGGCGCAGCGTGTCGCGTTCGCCATCGCCCTCGCGGCCGACCCGGACCTGCTTGTCCTCGACGAGCCGACCGCCGGCCTCGACCCGGTGCTGGCCCGTGGTGTACAGGAGCTGATCAGATCGTTGACCGGGCACCGGGCCACCTTGCTGATCAGCCATGACCCGGACCTGGTCCGGGCGGTCAGCGACGAGGTGGTCGTCCTGGACGGGGGTCGCCCGGCGGTCACCGGACCGCCCGACCGGGTCCTGGCCGCGCCGGCACCGGCCGGGCCCGGCCCCGCCACCGGGTCGGCCGACCCGGTGCTCGCGGTCCGGGGGTTGGGCACCCGGCACGGCCGGCGTACGGCGCTCGCCCGGGTGGATCTCGACGTCGCTGCTGGGGGTTGCCTCGCTGTCGTCGGCCCCTCGGGTGCCGGCAAGTCGACGCTCGCGCGATGCCTGGTCGGGCTGCATCCCTATGACGGAGCCGTCCTGCTCGACGGTGCGCCACTGCCGGAGACCACCCGGCGACGCAGTCCCGCCCAGCGACGTGACCTGCAGCTGGTGGCCCAGGACAGCGCGGGCGCGCTGAACCCCCGGGAGACCGTCGGCCACGCCCTGCTGCGTCCGCTGCGGCAGTTGCGTGGCCTCGACCCGCGAGCGGCCCTTGCGGCGGCGGGCGAGTTGCTGAACCGGGTGCATCTGCCGGCCGGCGTCGCCGATCGGCGACCGGGCACACTGTCCGGTGGGGAGCGTCAACGGGTCAACCTCGCGCGGGCGCTGGCCTGCCGGCCCCGCGTGCTGATCTGCGACGAGGTGACGTCCGCGCTCGACGTCGCGACGGCCGGTACGGTGCTGGGGCTGCTCGCCGAGCTGCGTCGTGACCTGGGGCTCGCGGTAGTGCTGATCACCCATGACCTGGCCGCCGTGGCCGGGTGGTCCGACGCGGTCGTCGTGCTCGACGCCGGCACGGCGGTGGAGTCCGGCCCGACCCTGGCGGTGCTCAGCTCACCGCGGCATGAGGTCACCCGGGCCCTGCTCGATGCGGCGGGCGGCCGGTGA
- a CDS encoding ABC transporter permease has translation MTNTAPAMAVGRVAHSRVTLLLAGFAAVGVVLVALAGPLLGSRSPTAPVGLPFEAPTGAYPAGTDAVGRDVLSRLLHGGRAVVLLAIGATALASLCGALLGVFAGLIDRRTGELVVRVVDVVAVVPGLLVLLVLAAGFPGSDSAVLVGVALVSLPFSVRVLRAATWQVAVRGFVDTARARGDSRWRIIRYDLVPNIVGTMLAEAGIRFSAAVHLTATAGFLGLGAGPPTPNWGRMVSENAAGINLTVWPVLLPALLLVLFTVSVNLLADDLAARWADR, from the coding sequence ATGACCAATACCGCGCCGGCGATGGCGGTCGGGCGGGTCGCCCACTCCCGGGTGACCCTGCTGCTCGCCGGCTTCGCAGCCGTCGGCGTCGTGCTCGTCGCGCTGGCCGGCCCACTGCTGGGCAGCAGGTCACCGACAGCACCGGTGGGACTGCCCTTCGAGGCCCCTACCGGGGCGTACCCGGCCGGCACCGACGCGGTCGGTCGCGACGTGCTGAGTCGCCTGCTGCACGGCGGTCGTGCCGTGGTACTCCTCGCTATTGGCGCGACCGCTCTCGCCAGCCTGTGCGGGGCGCTGCTCGGCGTGTTCGCCGGACTGATCGACCGACGGACCGGCGAACTGGTCGTCCGGGTGGTGGACGTCGTCGCGGTCGTGCCCGGGCTGCTGGTGCTGCTGGTGCTGGCGGCCGGCTTTCCGGGCAGCGACAGCGCGGTCCTCGTCGGGGTGGCGCTGGTCAGCCTGCCGTTCTCGGTGCGGGTCCTGCGTGCGGCGACCTGGCAGGTCGCGGTGCGTGGGTTCGTCGACACCGCGCGGGCGCGGGGGGACAGCCGGTGGCGGATCATCCGGTACGACCTCGTCCCGAACATCGTCGGCACCATGCTCGCCGAGGCCGGCATCCGGTTCTCTGCCGCCGTGCACCTTACCGCCACCGCCGGTTTCCTGGGCCTCGGCGCGGGTCCGCCCACCCCGAACTGGGGCCGGATGGTCAGTGAGAACGCGGCCGGGATCAACCTGACGGTCTGGCCGGTGCTGCTTCCGGCGCTGCTGCTGGTGCTCTTCACCGTGTCGGTGAACCTGCTCGCCGACGACCTCGCCGCCCGGTGGGCGGACCGGTGA
- a CDS encoding ABC transporter permease, with the protein MSLLRVAALVARRTAAAVLVLAVLSVLIFTVTEVLPGDAVGVVAGADATTTDREELRRELGLDVDPVQRYVDWATAALRGDLGTGYVGRREVTEVLVDRLPNSLLLTTLAMALAVPLAVAVGLVAGMRAGRRTDRLLSTATLVAVGVPEFLVAALLVAVFAAGLGLLPEVSLVPLGGRPWDEPRILVLPVAALAVAALAAAARLLRASVAEIASAPYIEAARLRGVTGFRLAVRHVLPNAVAPAVQVTAVMFAGLIGGAVVVETLFNYPGIGYELQQAVANRDVPMVQGLALATCATALVLLLLGDLAQLALNPASRGRS; encoded by the coding sequence GTGAGTCTGCTCCGGGTCGCCGCGCTGGTCGCCCGGCGTACCGCCGCCGCGGTGCTGGTCCTCGCCGTACTGTCGGTGCTGATCTTCACCGTGACCGAGGTGCTGCCGGGCGACGCGGTCGGCGTCGTCGCCGGTGCCGACGCGACCACGACCGATCGGGAAGAGCTCCGCCGGGAGCTCGGCCTCGACGTGGATCCGGTGCAGCGGTACGTCGATTGGGCGACTGCCGCCCTGCGCGGCGACCTGGGCACCGGGTACGTCGGCCGCCGCGAGGTGACCGAGGTGCTGGTTGACCGGCTGCCGAACAGCCTGTTGCTGACCACCCTGGCGATGGCGCTCGCGGTGCCGCTGGCCGTCGCGGTCGGCCTGGTCGCCGGTATGCGGGCCGGCCGGCGTACGGACCGGCTGCTCAGCACCGCGACCCTGGTCGCGGTCGGTGTCCCCGAGTTCCTCGTCGCGGCGTTGCTGGTGGCGGTGTTCGCCGCCGGCCTCGGTCTGCTACCCGAGGTTTCCCTGGTGCCGCTCGGCGGTCGGCCGTGGGACGAGCCCCGAATCCTGGTGCTTCCGGTCGCGGCGCTGGCGGTCGCGGCGCTCGCCGCCGCCGCACGGCTGCTGCGGGCCTCGGTCGCGGAGATTGCTTCGGCACCGTACATCGAAGCGGCCCGGCTGCGGGGGGTGACCGGTTTCCGGCTCGCCGTGCGACACGTGCTGCCGAACGCAGTGGCACCCGCCGTACAGGTGACCGCGGTCATGTTCGCCGGTCTGATCGGTGGCGCGGTGGTCGTCGAGACCTTGTTCAACTACCCAGGGATCGGCTACGAGCTTCAGCAGGCGGTGGCCAACCGGGACGTGCCGATGGTGCAGGGGCTGGCCCTGGCGACCTGCGCCACCGCGCTGGTCCTGCTGCTGCTCGGTGACCTCGCCCAACTCGCGCTGAATCCCGCGTCACGGGGGCGGTCATGA
- a CDS encoding ABC transporter substrate-binding protein: MAHRFERRTLLRAGAMSLAAVAGAPILAACSNDDTAPAATASGTPAPRSGGTLRAAFVGGGAAETLNYLFGPTGLDYVRARSMHGALGVLDPTAEHGVRYGVLERIDISDDLSTYTVKVRPGVTFTDGTTLTARDVLYSLNAPVTLGSLPFLKPPSQNFDLAAASVDDDLTLVLPTLRPIADGRLVLCQSSLVFKDGTTEFTPDMPTCGPFKLVEFEPGQGAAFARHDDYYGLALDGGPYLDGLELRTIPDAAARVNALTGGQVDFVSDIGPVAARTVGEDERFAVAVSDLPYATSLSFGLNLSFTPFADVRVRQAVKYAIDREAIVRNVFFGRAFVGNDLPSLGFTDYAEEIEQRPYDPDRAKALLSEAGVGTVKVAVTTAPEVAGMAETATVVVENLKAVGIDATLDQRPPGQLFSDFAAYTQLPFAASYTPPVPPLSSYAATRTAGSPSTFGFNRPDIDELVAQARGAVDADQRREAAVQAQRVIWEEGNQVIPVFAPSINGHTTAVYGVRDEPFSSFEQAYLA; this comes from the coding sequence TTGGCGCATAGATTCGAACGACGTACGCTGTTGCGGGCCGGTGCGATGTCCCTGGCCGCCGTCGCAGGCGCGCCCATCCTCGCGGCCTGCTCCAACGACGACACTGCCCCCGCCGCAACGGCGTCCGGCACACCCGCACCCAGGTCCGGTGGGACCCTGCGGGCCGCGTTCGTTGGCGGCGGCGCGGCTGAAACGCTCAACTACCTCTTCGGGCCGACGGGTCTGGACTACGTCCGGGCCCGCAGTATGCACGGCGCACTCGGGGTGCTCGATCCGACAGCGGAGCACGGCGTCCGCTACGGCGTGCTGGAGCGCATCGACATCAGCGACGATCTGAGCACGTACACCGTGAAGGTCCGCCCCGGAGTCACCTTCACCGACGGAACCACTCTGACCGCCCGCGACGTGCTCTATTCGCTCAACGCCCCGGTCACCCTCGGTTCGCTGCCGTTCCTCAAGCCGCCGTCGCAGAACTTCGACCTGGCCGCCGCGAGCGTTGACGACGACCTGACCCTCGTGCTGCCGACGCTGCGTCCGATCGCCGACGGCCGGCTCGTGCTCTGTCAGAGCAGCCTGGTCTTCAAGGACGGCACCACCGAGTTCACCCCGGACATGCCGACCTGCGGGCCGTTCAAGCTGGTCGAGTTCGAGCCTGGTCAGGGCGCCGCCTTCGCCCGGCACGACGACTACTACGGCCTCGCCCTCGACGGCGGGCCGTACCTGGACGGGCTCGAACTGCGGACCATCCCGGACGCCGCCGCCCGGGTCAACGCGCTGACCGGCGGACAGGTCGACTTCGTCAGCGACATCGGGCCGGTTGCCGCCCGGACGGTGGGGGAGGACGAACGGTTCGCGGTGGCCGTCTCCGACCTGCCGTACGCGACGTCGCTGTCCTTCGGGCTCAATCTGTCCTTCACCCCGTTCGCCGACGTCCGGGTCCGGCAGGCGGTCAAGTACGCGATCGACCGCGAAGCGATCGTGCGTAACGTCTTCTTCGGTCGTGCTTTCGTCGGCAACGACCTGCCCTCCCTCGGCTTCACCGACTACGCCGAAGAGATCGAACAGCGGCCGTACGACCCCGACCGGGCGAAGGCGCTGCTCTCCGAGGCCGGGGTCGGTACGGTCAAGGTCGCCGTCACCACCGCGCCCGAGGTGGCCGGGATGGCCGAGACCGCGACGGTGGTGGTCGAGAACCTCAAGGCGGTCGGCATCGACGCCACCCTCGACCAGCGCCCGCCGGGACAACTGTTCTCCGACTTCGCCGCGTACACCCAGTTGCCGTTCGCGGCCAGCTACACCCCGCCGGTGCCGCCGCTGTCCAGCTACGCGGCGACCCGAACCGCCGGCTCGCCGTCCACTTTCGGTTTCAATCGGCCGGACATCGACGAGCTCGTCGCGCAGGCCCGTGGGGCGGTCGACGCCGACCAGCGGCGGGAAGCGGCGGTACAGGCGCAGCGGGTGATCTGGGAGGAAGGCAACCAGGTGATCCCGGTCTTCGCGCCGTCGATCAACGGGCACACCACCGCCGTGTACGGCGTGCGCGACGAACCGTTCAGCAGCTTCGAGCAGGCATACCTGGCGTGA
- a CDS encoding (4Fe-4S)-binding protein: MTGIVVDQRLCVGAGHCARLVPDLFDQDPRTGVVVWLGGGGDVPGRDGLREVVALCPSGALRWEAAAPS; encoded by the coding sequence GTGACGGGCATCGTCGTCGATCAACGGCTGTGTGTGGGGGCGGGTCACTGTGCCCGCCTCGTGCCCGACCTCTTCGATCAGGATCCGCGTACCGGGGTCGTGGTGTGGTTGGGCGGCGGGGGTGACGTCCCGGGTCGCGACGGACTGCGGGAGGTGGTCGCGCTCTGTCCGTCGGGTGCCCTGCGGTGGGAGGCTGCCGCCCCAAGTTGA